A genome region from Kineosporia corallincola includes the following:
- a CDS encoding ABC transporter ATP-binding protein — protein sequence MVSTDGTDPGRRTGVENKGAGIETGSQIHEPELIVPGITKAVPQPSLSGADPVLTVRGLVKHFPLRQGVVVKRQVGAVQAVDGVNLDIYPGETVGVVGESGCGKSTLARLLIGLEKPTGGSISLDGREMVGAGGSKLKSMRRDVQMIFQDPYTSLNPRMTVGDIIAEPLEIHPDAVPKAQRTERVRELMSLVGLSPEHIDRYAHQFSGGQRQRIGIARGLALNPKLLICDEPVSALDVSVQAQVINLLQDLQKRLGISLIFIAHDLSVVRHISHRVAVMYLGRIVELGEKEQVYNNPQHPYTKALLSAVPNPDPSMRGKGNQIVLEGDPPSPADPPTGCRFRTRCWKAQSVCAEVDPRLEITSSGAEAACHFPGDTPSRPGVAA from the coding sequence ATGGTGTCCACTGACGGAACCGACCCGGGACGCCGGACCGGCGTCGAGAACAAGGGTGCGGGCATCGAGACCGGTTCCCAGATCCACGAGCCGGAGCTGATCGTGCCGGGCATCACCAAGGCGGTGCCCCAGCCGAGCCTGAGCGGTGCCGATCCGGTGCTGACCGTGCGCGGCCTGGTCAAGCACTTCCCGCTGCGCCAGGGTGTCGTGGTGAAGCGCCAGGTCGGGGCCGTGCAGGCCGTCGACGGCGTGAACCTCGACATCTACCCGGGCGAGACGGTCGGCGTGGTCGGTGAGTCCGGTTGTGGCAAGTCCACCCTGGCCCGCCTGCTGATCGGCCTGGAGAAGCCCACCGGCGGCTCGATCTCGCTGGACGGCCGGGAGATGGTCGGGGCCGGCGGCAGCAAGCTCAAGTCGATGCGCCGCGACGTCCAGATGATCTTCCAGGACCCGTACACGTCGCTGAACCCCCGCATGACGGTCGGTGACATCATCGCGGAGCCGCTGGAGATCCACCCGGACGCCGTGCCCAAGGCGCAGCGCACCGAGCGGGTGCGTGAGCTGATGTCGCTGGTCGGCCTGTCGCCGGAGCACATCGACCGGTACGCGCACCAGTTCTCCGGTGGTCAGCGTCAGCGCATCGGCATCGCCCGCGGCCTGGCCCTGAACCCGAAGCTGCTGATCTGCGACGAGCCGGTGTCGGCGCTCGACGTGTCGGTGCAGGCGCAGGTGATCAACCTGCTCCAGGACCTCCAGAAGCGTCTGGGCATCTCGCTGATCTTCATCGCGCACGACCTGTCGGTGGTTCGTCACATCAGCCACCGGGTCGCGGTGATGTACCTGGGCCGGATCGTCGAGCTCGGCGAGAAGGAGCAGGTCTACAACAACCCGCAGCACCCGTACACCAAGGCGCTGCTGTCGGCCGTGCCGAACCCGGACCCGAGCATGCGCGGCAAGGGCAACCAGATCGTGCTGGAGGGCGACCCACCCAGCCCGGCCGACCCGCCCACCGGCTGCCGGTTCCGCACCCGCTGCTGGAAGGCGCAGTCGGTGTGTGCCGAGGTCGACCCGCGTCTGGAGATCACCTCCTCCGGTGCGGAGGCCGCGTGCCACTTCCCGGGTGACACCCCCTCCCGCCCGGGAGTCGCGGCCTGA
- a CDS encoding ABC transporter ATP-binding protein — translation MFSQKSQSPVDDGKPDVDESQPLLQVRDLSVVFRTREGTAMAVNKVDLDLARGQTLAILGESGSGKSVTAQTIMGILDMPPADILSGTIKFRGKDLLTMPEKERRLYRGQRISMVFQDALSALNPVYTVGDQIGELFTVHRGMSRKDAKKKAVELMEKVRIPGAAARVTDYPHQFSGGMRQRIMIAMAIALEPDIIIADEPTTALDVTVQAQIMDLLAEMRRETGSGLILITHDLGVVAETADVISVMYAGRTVEHGPATDVFANPAHPYTVGLMESMPRLTGAGDRLYAIPGLPPSLLAIPPGCPFAARCPRAEDICRQDPPPPAVEIDGTRYAACHFAEEVVSHGVH, via the coding sequence GTGTTCAGTCAGAAATCGCAGAGCCCGGTCGACGACGGCAAGCCCGACGTCGACGAGAGCCAGCCCCTGCTCCAGGTCCGCGACCTCAGCGTGGTGTTCCGCACCCGCGAGGGCACGGCCATGGCTGTCAACAAGGTCGACCTGGACCTCGCCCGTGGCCAGACCCTGGCCATCCTGGGCGAGTCCGGCTCCGGCAAGTCCGTGACCGCGCAGACGATCATGGGCATCCTGGACATGCCGCCGGCCGACATCCTGTCCGGAACGATCAAGTTCCGCGGCAAGGACCTGCTGACCATGCCGGAGAAGGAGCGCCGGCTGTACCGCGGCCAGCGCATCTCGATGGTGTTCCAGGACGCCCTCTCCGCGCTGAACCCGGTCTACACGGTCGGCGACCAGATCGGCGAGCTCTTCACCGTGCACCGCGGGATGTCCCGCAAGGACGCGAAGAAGAAGGCCGTCGAGCTGATGGAGAAGGTCCGGATCCCGGGCGCGGCCGCCCGCGTCACGGACTATCCGCACCAGTTCTCCGGCGGTATGCGCCAGCGCATCATGATCGCCATGGCGATCGCGCTGGAGCCGGACATCATCATCGCGGACGAGCCCACGACCGCCCTGGACGTCACGGTCCAGGCGCAGATCATGGACCTCCTCGCGGAGATGCGCCGGGAGACCGGCAGCGGCCTGATCCTGATCACGCACGACCTCGGCGTGGTGGCCGAGACCGCCGACGTGATCAGCGTGATGTACGCCGGCCGCACCGTGGAGCACGGCCCGGCCACCGACGTGTTCGCCAACCCGGCGCACCCGTACACGGTCGGCCTGATGGAGTCGATGCCGCGCCTGACCGGCGCCGGTGACCGGCTGTACGCCATCCCCGGTCTGCCGCCGAGCCTGCTGGCGATCCCGCCGGGCTGCCCGTTCGCCGCGCGCTGCCCGCGCGCGGAGGACATCTGCCGCCAGGACCCGCCGCCGCCGGCCGTCGAGATCGACGGAACGCGTTACGCCGCCTGCCACTTCGCCGAGGAGGTCGTCTCCCATGGTGTCCACTGA
- a CDS encoding ABC transporter permease, translated as MSEPDSLAALETVEGAPGTPTASVTTAGRSRTLAGDAWETLRGSWVFWGSLVLIFIFVVMAIWPGLFAHADPRDCQAIRARQEPSGSAWFGYDVQGCDVYARTMYGARASIMVGAMSTLFTLVLGAGMGIYAGFYGGWVDILLSRITDIFIGIPILLGSIIILTSIPTPPSSEFLNILKVALAIAVLSWPSTARVARSAVIQVKQSDYVSASRALGASQSWMIRKHIIPNASAPVIVISTISLGGYIGAEATLSFLGIGLQPPVISWGIAINDAAPYIRSTPHMLLFPALFLSLTVLAFIALGDQVREALDPKTM; from the coding sequence ATGAGTGAACCCGATTCCCTCGCCGCGCTCGAGACCGTCGAGGGCGCGCCGGGTACCCCGACCGCGTCGGTCACCACCGCGGGCAGGTCCCGCACCCTGGCCGGCGACGCCTGGGAGACGCTCCGCGGTTCCTGGGTGTTCTGGGGCTCGCTCGTGCTGATCTTCATCTTCGTCGTGATGGCCATCTGGCCGGGTCTTTTCGCTCACGCCGACCCGCGTGACTGCCAGGCCATCCGGGCCCGCCAGGAGCCCAGCGGCTCGGCCTGGTTCGGTTACGACGTGCAGGGCTGCGACGTCTACGCCCGCACCATGTACGGCGCCCGCGCCTCGATCATGGTCGGTGCCATGTCCACCCTGTTCACGCTGGTGCTCGGCGCCGGCATGGGCATCTACGCCGGGTTCTACGGCGGCTGGGTCGACATCCTGCTGTCCCGGATCACGGACATCTTCATCGGTATCCCGATCCTGCTCGGCAGCATCATCATCCTGACCTCGATCCCGACGCCGCCCAGCAGCGAGTTCCTGAACATCCTCAAGGTGGCGCTGGCGATCGCGGTGCTCTCCTGGCCCTCCACGGCCCGGGTGGCCCGGTCGGCCGTGATCCAGGTGAAGCAGTCGGACTACGTGTCCGCCTCGCGGGCCCTGGGCGCGAGCCAGAGCTGGATGATCCGCAAGCACATCATCCCGAACGCCTCCGCCCCGGTCATCGTCATCAGCACGATCAGCCTCGGTGGGTACATCGGCGCCGAGGCGACGCTGTCGTTCCTCGGTATCGGCCTCCAGCCGCCGGTGATCTCCTGGGGTATCGCGATCAACGACGCGGCGCCGTACATCCGGAGCACCCCGCACATGCTCCTGTTCCCGGCGCTGTTCCTGTCCCTGACCGTGCTGGCCTTCATCGCGCTCGGTGACCAGGTGCGCGAGGCCCTCGACCCGAAGACGATGTGA
- a CDS encoding ABC transporter permease, with product MGRYILRRLLLMIPVLVGTTFFIYAMAWAIPGDPFASRCGQRPCTDSFIQAETARLHLDQPLPVQYGYFVWNMLHGDFGTTSSGETVLEAASRAFPITVKLTVVAILFELVLGIGLGIVAALRRGGYLDGFFLFTSLVAISFPAFVIGYVLQYVLGVKAGLFAVTVGSGAPWKDLILPGFVLAALSLAYVLRLTRASLLETLKADHVRTAIAKGLPRGMVLRKHVVRNSLIPVLTYIGADVGILLGGAIVTEGVFNIQGIGGLLYHAMRIRENATVVSVSTLVVLVILTVNLLVDLMYARLDPRIRYE from the coding sequence ATGGGGCGTTACATACTCAGACGCCTGCTGTTGATGATTCCGGTGCTGGTCGGCACCACGTTCTTCATCTACGCGATGGCGTGGGCCATCCCGGGTGACCCGTTCGCCAGCAGATGCGGTCAGCGCCCCTGCACGGACTCGTTCATCCAGGCCGAGACCGCACGACTGCATCTCGATCAGCCACTGCCCGTGCAGTACGGCTATTTCGTCTGGAACATGCTGCACGGCGACTTCGGCACCACGTCGAGCGGCGAGACCGTGCTCGAGGCGGCCTCCCGGGCCTTCCCGATCACCGTCAAGCTGACCGTGGTCGCCATCCTCTTCGAGCTCGTGCTCGGTATCGGTCTCGGCATCGTCGCGGCGCTGCGCCGTGGCGGTTACCTCGACGGATTCTTCCTCTTCACGAGTCTTGTCGCCATTTCTTTTCCGGCCTTCGTGATCGGTTACGTGCTCCAGTACGTGCTCGGTGTCAAGGCGGGCCTGTTCGCGGTGACCGTGGGCTCCGGAGCACCCTGGAAGGACCTGATCCTTCCGGGATTCGTGCTGGCGGCCCTGTCGTTGGCCTACGTACTCAGACTTACCCGGGCGAGCCTGCTCGAAACCCTCAAGGCCGATCACGTGCGCACCGCGATCGCCAAGGGCCTGCCCCGGGGCATGGTGCTGCGCAAGCACGTCGTGCGGAACTCGCTGATCCCCGTGCTCACCTACATCGGTGCCGACGTCGGCATCCTGCTCGGTGGCGCGATCGTGACCGAGGGCGTGTTCAACATCCAGGGCATCGGCGGCCTGCTCTACCACGCCATGCGCATCCGTGAGAACGCCACCGTGGTCAGCGTCAGCACCCTGGTGGTGCTCGTCATCCTGACGGTGAACCTGCTCGTGGACCTGATGTACGCCCGGCTCGACCCAAGGATCCGTTATGAGTGA
- a CDS encoding peptide ABC transporter substrate-binding protein produces the protein MKQRRLIAAGALFAAGALALSACSSDSGGDSGDSADSNASVTIYNTKPENPLIPGNTNEVGGGNILDAIFRGLVDYDPDTAAPEMSMAESIESDDNITWTVKLKADQTFQDGTPVDADSFIDAWNWTAYGPNAALNNYFFASFKGYDEMNPVDPDDDGPKKADEPEAKELSGLKKVSDTEFTVELANAQSFFPTMVGYTAFYPLPDSFFDDPEAYGKKPIANGPFQVTSGDGDTGFTLTAWSGYKGEDKPQIAEAVFKTYTSDSAGYNDVLAGNLDFMNQVPAAALVDNQYQTDRADHFVNKAVGVIQTMTLPQYSDNFKDDPNIGKALSLAIDRDTITKTVFNGGRTPATGWVSPIVDGYKAGACGEFCTYDPAKAKEYLAKSNFKGPFSFSYNADGQGNKEAAEAICNSIKNALDVECNAKAYVDFATLRADVNSDKMDNLFRTGWQMDYPHIQNFLEPLYATGAGSNDGRWSNTEFDDLIKKANAAEGEEAYADYQAAEALIATDMAVVPLWYQAQQSVWSDRLSNVKVTPKSTLDLVSVTAS, from the coding sequence GTGAAGCAGCGCAGGCTGATTGCTGCTGGTGCTCTGTTCGCGGCGGGCGCTCTTGCCCTGTCCGCGTGCAGCAGCGACAGCGGGGGCGATTCTGGCGACAGCGCCGACAGCAACGCCTCGGTCACGATCTACAACACCAAGCCGGAGAACCCGCTGATCCCGGGTAACACCAACGAGGTTGGTGGCGGCAACATCCTGGACGCGATCTTCCGTGGCCTGGTCGACTACGACCCGGACACCGCCGCGCCCGAGATGTCGATGGCCGAGTCCATCGAGTCGGACGACAACATCACCTGGACCGTCAAGCTGAAGGCCGACCAGACCTTCCAGGACGGCACCCCGGTCGACGCCGACAGCTTCATCGACGCGTGGAACTGGACCGCCTACGGTCCGAACGCGGCGCTGAACAACTACTTCTTCGCGTCCTTCAAGGGCTACGACGAGATGAACCCCGTCGACCCGGACGACGACGGCCCGAAGAAGGCCGACGAGCCCGAGGCCAAGGAGCTCAGCGGCCTGAAGAAGGTCAGCGACACCGAGTTCACGGTGGAGCTCGCCAACGCCCAGTCGTTCTTCCCGACCATGGTCGGCTACACGGCGTTCTACCCGCTGCCGGACTCGTTCTTCGACGACCCCGAGGCGTACGGCAAGAAGCCGATCGCCAACGGCCCGTTCCAGGTGACCTCGGGCGACGGTGACACCGGCTTCACGCTGACCGCCTGGTCCGGTTACAAGGGCGAGGACAAGCCGCAGATCGCCGAGGCCGTGTTCAAGACGTACACGTCCGACTCGGCCGGCTACAACGACGTCCTCGCGGGCAACCTGGACTTCATGAACCAGGTTCCGGCCGCCGCTCTGGTCGACAACCAGTACCAGACCGACCGCGCCGACCACTTCGTGAACAAGGCCGTCGGTGTCATCCAGACGATGACGCTGCCGCAGTACAGCGACAACTTCAAGGACGACCCGAACATCGGGAAGGCCCTCTCCCTGGCGATCGACCGGGACACCATCACCAAGACGGTGTTCAACGGCGGTCGTACCCCGGCCACCGGCTGGGTCTCCCCGATCGTCGACGGCTACAAGGCCGGCGCGTGTGGCGAGTTCTGCACCTACGACCCGGCGAAGGCCAAGGAGTACCTGGCCAAGTCGAACTTCAAGGGTCCGTTCTCGTTCAGCTACAACGCTGACGGCCAGGGCAACAAGGAAGCCGCCGAGGCCATCTGCAACAGCATCAAGAACGCTCTTGACGTCGAGTGCAACGCGAAGGCCTACGTGGACTTCGCCACCCTGCGCGCGGACGTGAACAGCGACAAGATGGACAACCTGTTCCGTACCGGTTGGCAGATGGACTACCCGCACATCCAGAACTTCCTGGAGCCGCTGTACGCCACCGGCGCGGGTTCGAACGACGGTCGCTGGAGCAACACCGAGTTCGACGACCTGATCAAGAAGGCCAACGCGGCCGAGGGTGAAGAGGCGTACGCGGACTACCAGGCCGCCGAGGCTCTGATCGCCACCGACATGGCCGTCGTGCCGCTGTGGTACCAGGCTCAGCAGTCGGTGTGGTCGGACCGTCTGAGCAACGTCAAGGTCACCCCGAAGAGCACCCTCGACCTGGTCAGCGTCACCGCCAGCTGA
- the typA gene encoding translational GTPase TypA yields the protein MPTQTRDDLRNVAIVAHVDHGKTTLVDAMLWQTGSFGDHAHVDDRAMDSNDLEREKGITILAKNTAVRYSGPGAPSGGVTFNIIDTPGHADFGGEVERGLSMVDAIALLVDASEGPLPQTRFVLRKALQAHMPVILVVNKTDRPDARIAEVVDETYELFMDLLDGTGLDPDAALDFPIVYASGRAGRASLNRPENGELPDSENLEPLFQVLLDAVPAPSYDDKMPLQAHVTNLDASPFLGRLALCRIHNGTLRKGQQVAWCKQDGTVSRVKITELLITKALTREPAEEAGPGDIVAVAGIPDITIGETLADAEDPHPLPLIAVDEPAISMTIGANSSPLAGRTVKGTKVTARLIKDRLDRELIGNVSMRVLNTERPDTWEVQGRGELALAILVETMRREMFELTVGKPQVVTKEVDGKVHEPFERLTIDAPEEYMGAITQLLAVRAGRMEQMSNHGTGWIRMEWLVPSRGLIGFRTEFLTDTRGTGIAHATFEGYEPWVGELRTRPSGSLVADRAGAVTAFAITNLQERGTLFVEPTTPVYEGMIVGENSRADDMDVNITKEKKLTNMRSSTADNFERLVPPRKLSLEQCLEFCRDDECVEVTPEAVRIRKVILDQTERGRATARAKRG from the coding sequence ATGCCTACGCAGACCCGTGACGACCTGCGCAATGTCGCCATTGTCGCCCACGTCGACCACGGAAAGACCACGCTCGTCGATGCCATGCTGTGGCAGACCGGCTCTTTCGGCGACCACGCGCACGTGGACGACCGGGCGATGGACTCCAACGACCTGGAGCGCGAGAAGGGCATCACCATCCTCGCGAAGAACACCGCGGTCCGGTACTCCGGCCCCGGTGCGCCGAGCGGCGGGGTCACGTTCAACATCATCGACACCCCGGGTCACGCCGACTTCGGTGGCGAGGTGGAGCGTGGCCTGAGCATGGTCGACGCCATCGCCCTGCTGGTTGACGCCTCCGAGGGCCCCCTGCCGCAGACCCGCTTCGTGCTCCGCAAGGCGCTCCAGGCGCACATGCCGGTCATCCTGGTGGTCAACAAGACCGACCGCCCGGACGCCCGGATCGCCGAGGTCGTCGACGAGACCTACGAGCTGTTCATGGACCTCCTCGACGGCACCGGGCTGGACCCGGACGCCGCCCTGGACTTCCCGATCGTCTACGCCTCGGGCCGGGCCGGCCGGGCGTCGCTCAACCGCCCGGAGAACGGCGAGCTCCCCGACTCGGAGAACCTGGAGCCGCTGTTCCAGGTGCTGCTCGACGCCGTGCCGGCCCCGTCCTACGACGACAAGATGCCGCTCCAGGCGCACGTCACCAACCTCGACGCCTCGCCGTTCCTCGGCCGTCTGGCGCTGTGCCGCATCCACAACGGCACGCTGCGCAAGGGCCAGCAGGTGGCCTGGTGCAAGCAGGACGGAACGGTCAGCCGGGTGAAGATCACCGAGCTGCTGATCACCAAGGCCCTCACCCGTGAGCCCGCCGAGGAGGCCGGTCCGGGTGACATCGTCGCCGTCGCCGGTATCCCCGACATCACCATCGGCGAGACCCTGGCCGACGCCGAGGACCCGCACCCGCTGCCGCTGATCGCGGTGGACGAGCCGGCCATCTCGATGACCATCGGCGCGAACTCCTCGCCGCTGGCCGGCCGCACGGTCAAGGGCACCAAGGTGACCGCCCGCCTGATCAAGGACCGGCTCGACCGTGAGCTGATCGGTAACGTCTCGATGCGGGTGCTCAACACCGAGCGTCCCGACACCTGGGAGGTGCAGGGTCGTGGCGAGCTGGCCCTGGCCATCCTGGTCGAGACCATGCGCCGGGAGATGTTCGAGCTCACCGTGGGCAAGCCGCAGGTGGTCACCAAGGAGGTCGACGGCAAGGTCCACGAGCCGTTCGAGCGCCTGACCATCGACGCCCCCGAGGAGTACATGGGCGCGATCACCCAGCTCCTGGCGGTCCGCGCGGGCCGCATGGAGCAGATGTCCAACCACGGCACCGGCTGGATCCGGATGGAGTGGCTGGTCCCCTCCCGTGGCCTGATCGGGTTCCGCACCGAGTTCCTCACCGACACCCGGGGCACCGGCATCGCGCACGCCACCTTCGAGGGCTACGAGCCCTGGGTGGGCGAGCTGCGCACCCGTCCCTCCGGCTCGCTGGTGGCCGACCGGGCCGGCGCGGTGACCGCCTTCGCGATCACCAACCTCCAGGAGCGCGGCACGCTCTTCGTGGAGCCGACCACCCCGGTCTACGAGGGCATGATCGTCGGCGAGAACTCCCGCGCCGACGACATGGACGTGAACATCACCAAGGAGAAGAAGCTCACCAACATGCGCTCGTCCACCGCGGACAACTTCGAGCGTCTGGTGCCGCCGCGCAAGCTCTCCCTGGAGCAGTGCCTGGAGTTCTGCCGCGACGACGAGTGCGTCGAGGTCACCCCGGAGGCCGTGCGCATCCGCAAGGTGATCCTGGACCAGACCGAGCGCGGCCGGGCCACGGCCCGCGCCAAGCGGGGCTGA
- a CDS encoding (deoxy)nucleoside triphosphate pyrophosphohydrolase: MSDTSGPVLVVGGAVVDDLDRPTTLLAARRTEPPHLAGGWELPGGKVDPGEEPLEALHRELAEELGVRVEVGEELIAPNGLGWDLPPLHRMRVWLVRVIEGEPAPIEVHDELRHLRLGHWSEVGWLPADVPIVLALTALAEQRQAR, from the coding sequence GTGAGTGACACTTCAGGCCCCGTACTCGTCGTCGGGGGCGCCGTGGTCGACGACCTGGACCGCCCCACCACGCTGCTGGCCGCGCGCCGCACCGAGCCCCCGCACCTGGCGGGTGGCTGGGAGCTGCCCGGCGGCAAGGTGGATCCCGGCGAGGAGCCCCTGGAGGCGCTGCACCGCGAGCTCGCCGAGGAGCTCGGGGTCCGGGTCGAGGTGGGCGAGGAACTGATCGCCCCCAACGGCCTGGGCTGGGACCTCCCGCCGCTGCACCGGATGCGGGTCTGGCTGGTGCGGGTGATCGAGGGGGAGCCGGCACCGATCGAGGTGCACGACGAACTCCGGCACCTGCGGCTGGGCCACTGGTCGGAGGTCGGCTGGTTGCCTGCGGATGTCCCGATTGTGCTCGCACTCACCGCCCTGGCGGAGCAACGTCAAGCCCGTTGA
- a CDS encoding 4a-hydroxytetrahydrobiopterin dehydratase, translated as MPELLTMEELDTALVGLPAVHKSGTSLLRIRVKAPGFPQAVELISRVAMSAEEMNHHPDIDLRFDKVTFTLSTHVSGGVTALDVELAQRILVHVDAVGAGVLTPAARVELAIDTQDADSIRPFWRVGLGYVERHGDEGIELHNPDEVGPVVWFQPMTEPRTQRNRIHFDVYVPFDDAPKRVADVVGAGGRLVTDQFAPDWWVLADADGNELCVCTQ; from the coding sequence ATGCCTGAGCTGCTCACGATGGAGGAACTGGACACGGCACTGGTGGGGTTGCCCGCCGTCCACAAATCCGGCACCTCCCTGCTGCGCATCCGTGTGAAGGCCCCCGGCTTCCCCCAGGCCGTGGAGCTGATCTCGCGAGTGGCGATGAGCGCCGAGGAGATGAACCACCACCCCGACATCGACCTGCGCTTCGACAAGGTCACGTTCACCCTGAGCACCCACGTCTCCGGCGGGGTCACGGCCCTCGACGTCGAGCTGGCCCAGCGCATCCTGGTGCACGTGGACGCCGTCGGGGCCGGGGTCCTGACCCCCGCCGCCCGGGTCGAGCTGGCCATCGACACCCAGGACGCCGACAGCATCCGCCCGTTCTGGCGGGTCGGCCTGGGCTACGTGGAGCGGCACGGCGACGAGGGCATCGAGCTGCACAACCCGGACGAGGTGGGGCCGGTGGTCTGGTTCCAGCCGATGACCGAGCCCCGCACCCAGCGCAACCGCATCCACTTCGACGTCTACGTGCCTTTCGACGACGCCCCGAAGCGGGTCGCCGACGTGGTCGGGGCCGGCGGGCGGCTGGTCACCGACCAGTTCGCCCCGGACTGGTGGGTGCTGGCCGACGCCGACGGCAACGAGCTGTGCGTGTGCACCCAGTAG
- a CDS encoding ABC transporter substrate-binding protein: protein MSRSTPARRSGRTWIALLAAVTLAVAACSGGGDGEEEQQADHNQGNQAAVPTTAPVTVTYASAREFSAYNNNTANAASSANAVVLNQVLRGFWYYGPEGDRRADTEFGSFEQVGSNPLTVEYTFADGAVWSDGEPIDCDDAVLAWAANAGRWPTGEKDQYTGAKLTAFSSNRPGAWEDAQIPECSDGSRAFTVTFDRVFADWSSLFGAGTILPAHIVEKQTGVKDLISAVKAGKSATMKKLGKFYNTGWEFTPGKYETAIAPSAGPYQVASWKAGDAVTLEPNPKWWGAPPSVRNIVVKVVPASEQAEALVDGDVQVIDPTPTEGILKTLDRAGDAVDVTSHDSFVYEHLDFNVDGVFKSRALREAFAKCVPRQQIVDELIKPVNPQAQVQESRFRLPYQQGYEQFAQTGGQDYDAVDVEGARKILKDEKKLGTRVELSYLTPDLRREQVADLIKKSCDKAGFKVVDSGSYTFYTSELKTGDFDVALFSWAGTTLVTQPYSVYLGKGPENYGGYSDEDVDLLLKRLYSELDPDRQESILEELDTELWDAVATVPLFAYPGMLATSSQAQGVQYNPTLAGVTYNANTWTLASTPSPSPSSP, encoded by the coding sequence TTGAGCCGCTCGACGCCGGCACGACGGTCGGGAAGAACCTGGATCGCACTCCTGGCCGCCGTGACCCTGGCCGTGGCCGCCTGCTCCGGCGGTGGCGACGGCGAGGAAGAACAGCAGGCCGACCACAACCAGGGCAACCAGGCCGCCGTCCCGACCACGGCGCCGGTGACGGTGACGTATGCCAGCGCGCGTGAGTTCTCCGCGTACAACAACAACACCGCCAACGCGGCCAGCTCGGCCAACGCCGTGGTGCTCAACCAGGTGCTGCGGGGCTTCTGGTACTACGGGCCGGAGGGCGACCGGCGGGCCGACACCGAGTTCGGTTCGTTCGAGCAGGTCGGCAGTAATCCCCTGACGGTGGAGTACACGTTCGCCGATGGCGCGGTGTGGTCCGACGGTGAGCCGATCGACTGCGACGACGCTGTGCTGGCTTGGGCCGCGAACGCCGGGCGCTGGCCGACCGGTGAGAAGGACCAGTACACCGGTGCCAAGCTGACGGCGTTCTCCTCGAACCGGCCTGGCGCCTGGGAAGACGCGCAGATACCGGAATGCTCCGACGGGAGCCGTGCTTTCACCGTGACCTTCGATCGCGTGTTCGCCGACTGGAGTTCGCTGTTCGGCGCGGGCACGATCCTGCCCGCGCACATCGTCGAGAAGCAGACGGGTGTCAAAGACCTGATCTCCGCCGTCAAGGCGGGCAAGAGTGCCACGATGAAGAAGCTCGGAAAGTTCTACAACACGGGCTGGGAGTTCACGCCGGGCAAGTACGAGACCGCGATCGCGCCGAGCGCCGGTCCCTATCAGGTGGCCTCGTGGAAGGCCGGTGACGCGGTCACTCTGGAACCGAATCCGAAATGGTGGGGGGCACCGCCGTCGGTCCGGAACATCGTGGTCAAGGTCGTTCCGGCGAGTGAACAGGCTGAGGCCCTCGTGGACGGGGACGTCCAGGTCATCGATCCGACGCCCACTGAGGGCATCCTGAAGACTCTCGACAGGGCCGGTGACGCGGTCGACGTCACCAGCCACGACTCGTTCGTCTACGAGCACCTGGACTTCAACGTCGACGGGGTGTTCAAGTCGCGGGCGCTGCGTGAGGCCTTCGCCAAGTGCGTGCCACGGCAACAGATCGTGGACGAGCTGATCAAACCGGTGAATCCGCAGGCCCAGGTGCAGGAGTCACGGTTCCGGCTTCCGTACCAGCAGGGGTACGAGCAGTTCGCACAGACCGGCGGGCAGGACTACGACGCGGTCGACGTCGAGGGCGCCCGGAAGATCCTCAAGGACGAGAAGAAGCTCGGTACCCGGGTGGAGCTCTCTTATCTGACCCCCGACCTGCGACGCGAGCAGGTGGCTGACCTGATCAAGAAGTCTTGCGACAAGGCTGGTTTCAAGGTCGTGGACTCGGGTTCGTACACCTTCTACACCTCTGAGCTGAAGACCGGCGACTTCGACGTGGCCCTCTTCTCCTGGGCCGGAACGACCCTCGTCACCCAGCCGTACAGCGTCTACCTCGGCAAGGGACCCGAGAACTACGGCGGATACAGCGACGAGGACGTGGACCTGCTGCTCAAACGCCTCTACTCGGAACTGGATCCGGATCGGCAGGAGAGCATCCTCGAGGAGCTGGACACCGAACTCTGGGACGCGGTGGCCACCGTCCCGCTCTTCGCCTACCCGGGGATGCTGGCCACCAGTTCACAGGCGCAGGGCGTTCAGTACAACCCGACCCTTGCCGGCGTCACCTACAACGCCAACACCTGGACCCTGGCCTCCACCCCGTCACCGTCGCCCTCGTCCCCCTGA